From Granulicella sp. WH15, the proteins below share one genomic window:
- a CDS encoding CpsB/CapC family capsule biosynthesis tyrosine phosphatase, whose amino-acid sequence MFDVHHHLLWGLDDGSKDLATSVAMAKLAVADGITHIVCTPHSNGQYEFKPEVNAAKLAELRAALAAEKVNLTLGQGCDFHLSYDNIVNAKADPGRFSINGLGYLLVELPDYGVSRNMTEVFYELQLVGLTPIITHPERNPTLQADYSRMADWMRGGALIQVTADSVTGKMGKAAEKMAHQLLAKRWVHMLASDAHNVTSRPPRMKAAADIVAKRYGAAYAESLVLTNPKAIFEGTLMEQLEEPIGLYQEAKEQNWWQRLLN is encoded by the coding sequence ATGTTTGACGTACATCATCATCTGCTGTGGGGACTCGACGATGGGTCCAAAGATCTCGCTACCTCGGTGGCGATGGCCAAGCTCGCCGTGGCCGACGGCATCACGCACATCGTCTGCACCCCGCACTCGAACGGCCAGTACGAGTTCAAGCCGGAGGTCAACGCCGCCAAGCTCGCCGAGTTGCGCGCCGCGCTAGCAGCCGAGAAGGTAAATCTGACGCTCGGGCAAGGCTGCGACTTCCACCTCTCGTACGACAACATCGTCAACGCCAAGGCCGACCCCGGCCGCTTCAGCATCAACGGCCTCGGCTACCTGCTGGTCGAGCTGCCGGACTACGGCGTCTCCCGCAACATGACCGAGGTCTTCTACGAGCTGCAACTGGTGGGCCTGACCCCGATCATCACCCATCCCGAGCGCAACCCGACCCTGCAGGCCGACTACTCGCGCATGGCCGACTGGATGCGTGGCGGTGCGCTGATCCAGGTGACGGCCGACTCCGTGACCGGCAAGATGGGCAAGGCTGCCGAGAAGATGGCGCACCAGCTACTGGCCAAGCGCTGGGTCCACATGCTGGCTTCCGACGCCCACAACGTCACCTCACGCCCACCGCGAATGAAGGCAGCTGCGGACATCGTTGCCAAACGCTACGGCGCGGCCTATGCCGAAAGCCTCGTTCTGACCAACCCAAAAGCTATCTTTGAAGGCACGTTGATGGAGCAGTTGGAGGAGCCCATCGGACTCTATCAAGAGGCCAAGGAACAGAACTGGTGGCAGCGCCTGCTGAACTAG
- a CDS encoding class IV adenylate cyclase: MSAEIELKFPVDEPASLASRLETLGFHLDTPRTFEQNTLYDTPDRSLRERGQLLRLRKYGSRHILTHKRHPDEEDPSSQYKVRIETETEVADGAVLAEVLIQLGYAPTFRYEKYRTEWSDPALPGAHLVLDETPIGFYAEAEGPPEWIDRTLAQLGVDPGRCLTSSYGRLFMEWKQRTNSPADNLTFDEILQPA, encoded by the coding sequence ATGAGCGCCGAGATCGAACTGAAGTTTCCCGTCGACGAACCAGCTTCCCTCGCCTCCCGCCTTGAAACCCTCGGCTTCCATCTGGATACGCCGAGAACCTTCGAGCAGAACACCCTCTACGACACCCCCGACCGCAGCCTGCGCGAGCGCGGCCAACTGCTGCGGCTGCGGAAGTACGGCTCACGGCACATCCTGACACACAAGCGTCACCCGGACGAGGAAGACCCCAGCAGCCAGTACAAGGTGCGGATCGAGACCGAGACCGAGGTGGCCGATGGGGCAGTGCTGGCCGAGGTTCTGATTCAGCTCGGCTACGCTCCCACCTTTCGTTACGAAAAGTACCGGACGGAGTGGTCCGACCCCGCCCTTCCCGGTGCTCACCTGGTGCTGGACGAGACGCCTATCGGCTTCTACGCCGAGGCCGAGGGGCCGCCGGAGTGGATCGACCGCACGCTGGCTCAACTCGGCGTCGATCCCGGCCGGTGCCTCACCTCAAGCTACGGGAGGCTGTTCATGGAGTGGAAACAACGCACCAACAGCCCGGCCGATAACCTTACCTTCGATGAGATTCTGCAACCGGCCTGA
- a CDS encoding L-threonylcarbamoyladenylate synthase, which produces MDFKGITLRLRADQPADLARAAGILRSGGTVALPTETVYGLGASAFDPAAIAGIFAAKQRPSWDPLIVHVADSAMLASVAEVSPLAQKLMDAFWPGPLTLLLPRTAAIPDAVTAGRPLVGVRMPNHPVALALIASAGVPIAAPSANRFGHTSPTTAQHVLDDLDGRIHAVLDGGPTAVGVESTVVGLAGDEITIYRAGAVTLEMLEAIAGKVQFYKAAPVLDEPVESLPSPGVGIRHYAPRARLRLIAEEDFAKAVASAVAEGKKIGVMLPEGWSSGEAPFVYVWGPWGEGEALASRLFAGLRELDELGAEVILCPLPRMAGIGEALRDRLEKAARPG; this is translated from the coding sequence GTGGATTTCAAGGGAATTACTCTTCGCCTGCGGGCCGACCAGCCCGCCGACCTGGCCCGCGCTGCCGGGATTCTACGCTCCGGCGGCACCGTCGCCCTGCCAACCGAGACCGTCTACGGCCTTGGGGCCAGTGCTTTTGACCCTGCGGCTATCGCCGGGATCTTCGCGGCCAAGCAGCGGCCTTCGTGGGACCCCTTGATTGTGCATGTCGCTGATTCAGCGATGCTTGCCTCGGTTGCAGAAGTGTCCCCGCTGGCCCAGAAGTTGATGGACGCCTTTTGGCCCGGCCCTTTGACACTATTGTTGCCGCGCACGGCTGCGATCCCAGACGCCGTTACCGCCGGGCGTCCGCTAGTTGGGGTTCGTATGCCGAACCATCCTGTTGCGCTGGCTCTTATTGCTTCCGCTGGAGTTCCCATTGCGGCGCCTAGCGCCAACCGCTTCGGCCACACCAGCCCCACGACTGCCCAGCATGTTCTGGACGACCTTGATGGCCGCATCCATGCCGTTCTTGATGGCGGTCCCACGGCTGTGGGTGTGGAGTCCACGGTGGTGGGGCTGGCTGGGGATGAGATCACGATCTATCGCGCAGGGGCTGTCACTTTGGAGATGCTCGAAGCCATCGCGGGGAAGGTGCAGTTTTATAAAGCGGCTCCGGTCCTCGATGAGCCGGTCGAGAGCCTGCCGTCGCCCGGTGTGGGGATTCGGCACTATGCCCCTCGTGCCCGCCTTCGGTTAATTGCCGAGGAGGATTTTGCCAAGGCCGTAGCTTCTGCGGTTGCGGAGGGGAAGAAGATTGGGGTGATGTTGCCTGAGGGGTGGAGCTCGGGTGAGGCTCCTTTTGTCTATGTGTGGGGGCCCTGGGGGGAGGGAGAAGCGCTCGCCAGTCGTCTCTTTGCAGGGTTGCGTGAACTGGATGAGCTTGGAGCGGAGGTTATTCTTTGCCCTTTGCCCAGAATGGCCGGTATTGGGGAGGCCCTTCGGGATCGTCTCGAAAAAGCTGCCCGGCCCGGTTGA
- a CDS encoding outer membrane beta-barrel protein, with amino-acid sequence MPRPLDLLRIALVASSLAVAPSALHGQASPTASRLMSGQIGVGITLGHPDYTGASIKGGSIYGTLDFGRHLGIDGEIHDMDLFTPKDIGESSYLLGLRYHIAVQRFRPYVKVLGGIGRFQFQQGVYRETTSRSYKAFAVGVGTDYMLNRRVSLRGDLEFQHWFDFYPNGLTPTVGTIGAAYRF; translated from the coding sequence ATGCCCAGGCCCCTGGACCTGCTCCGCATCGCTCTTGTCGCGTCGTCACTCGCTGTCGCGCCCTCTGCCTTGCACGGGCAGGCATCACCCACCGCAAGCCGCTTGATGAGCGGGCAGATCGGTGTCGGCATCACGCTCGGCCATCCGGACTACACCGGAGCCAGTATCAAGGGCGGCTCTATCTACGGCACGCTCGACTTCGGCAGGCACCTCGGAATCGACGGCGAGATTCACGACATGGATCTCTTTACTCCCAAGGATATCGGCGAAAGCTCGTATCTGCTGGGCCTGCGCTATCACATAGCTGTGCAGCGCTTTCGCCCCTATGTCAAGGTTCTGGGCGGAATCGGCAGGTTTCAGTTTCAGCAGGGGGTCTATAGGGAAACCACTTCTCGATCCTACAAAGCCTTCGCCGTTGGCGTAGGGACGGACTATATGCTCAATCGCCGGGTCAGCCTCCGGGGAGATCTTGAGTTCCAGCACTGGTTCGACTTTTATCCGAACGGATTGACGCCGACCGTGGGAACCATCGGTGCGGCCTACCGCTTTTAG
- the metG gene encoding methionine--tRNA ligase subunit beta, which produces MPSTEKFYLTTPIYYVNARPHIGHAYTTIVADVIARRHRLLGHDTRFLTGTDEHGQKIERSALAAGIPPQQFTDEVSREFRQLWDRMGLTYDDYIRTTEPRHKIGAQKLFADLHARGQIYLSTYTGQYSVGEEIFVEGPPGVLGPDGRPTETVTEENFFFKLSEYQLPLIDLIESDGLHIQSESRKNEVLSFLRGNLVEARESGSAIGTSKLGNQYVIGALRDLSVSRSSFTWGIPVPEPAASETQQKHIIYVWLDALANYMTAVGYGSDKPEDKACFERYWPADVHLMSKEITRQHCIYWPAFLMAAKLPTPKSVTAHGWLLFEESKMSKSKGNIVRAETVLDAFGEHVYGKQFPDSTKHERDLFSADVLRYHLLREIPFGQDGSFSFDAMITRYNADLANGYGNLASRTLSLIVQNLDGIVPSVSAPQSAETDAVINELLSFSEIDAHYESSRFDQLTQTISARIKTVDVYLSSHAPWKLAKSEDPADLQKMVEVLYTAAESIRILTALLFPFLPNATAKVWAQLGLGDIEAAARNGELNNLAWGGLKPGTPLGTLSPIFPRADKGLAQIMTEVEASAPSTKPATEQPAAETTPAPAVIETAPEPTVTGPADASPQITIDDFAKVELRVAQVLVCERIPKADKLLRLEVDLGYEKRQILSGIAEWYTPEEMIGRKIVVITNLAPRKMRGLESHGMLLAASEGEGGKPVLATFGEEIAVGSRLK; this is translated from the coding sequence ATGCCCAGCACTGAAAAGTTTTACCTCACAACCCCGATCTATTACGTCAACGCGCGCCCGCACATCGGCCACGCCTACACGACCATCGTGGCCGACGTCATCGCGCGCCGCCACCGCCTTCTGGGCCATGACACCCGCTTCCTGACCGGCACCGACGAGCACGGCCAGAAGATCGAGCGCTCGGCCCTCGCCGCGGGCATCCCGCCGCAGCAGTTCACCGACGAGGTCTCCCGCGAGTTCCGCCAGCTCTGGGACCGCATGGGCCTCACCTACGACGACTACATCCGCACCACCGAGCCGCGCCACAAGATCGGCGCGCAGAAGCTCTTCGCCGACCTGCACGCCCGCGGCCAGATCTACCTGAGCACCTACACCGGCCAGTACTCGGTCGGCGAGGAGATCTTCGTCGAAGGCCCTCCCGGCGTCCTCGGCCCCGACGGCCGCCCCACCGAGACCGTCACCGAAGAGAACTTCTTCTTCAAGCTCAGCGAGTACCAGCTTCCGCTCATCGACCTCATCGAGTCCGACGGCCTGCACATCCAGTCCGAGTCGCGCAAGAACGAGGTGCTCAGCTTCCTGCGCGGTAACCTCGTCGAAGCTCGCGAATCCGGCTCCGCCATCGGCACCTCAAAGCTCGGCAACCAGTACGTCATCGGCGCACTACGCGATCTCTCCGTCTCGCGCTCGAGCTTCACCTGGGGCATTCCGGTGCCCGAGCCCGCCGCCTCCGAGACCCAGCAGAAGCACATCATCTACGTCTGGCTGGACGCTCTGGCCAACTACATGACGGCCGTAGGCTACGGCTCGGACAAGCCCGAAGACAAAGCCTGCTTCGAGCGTTACTGGCCCGCCGACGTCCACCTGATGAGCAAGGAGATTACCCGCCAGCACTGCATCTACTGGCCCGCTTTCCTGATGGCCGCCAAGCTGCCCACGCCGAAGTCGGTGACGGCCCACGGCTGGCTGCTCTTCGAAGAGTCGAAGATGTCGAAGTCGAAGGGCAACATCGTCCGCGCCGAAACGGTGCTTGACGCCTTCGGCGAGCACGTCTACGGCAAGCAGTTCCCAGACTCGACCAAACACGAGCGCGACCTCTTCTCCGCCGACGTTCTGCGCTACCACCTGCTGCGCGAGATTCCCTTCGGGCAGGACGGCAGCTTCAGCTTCGACGCGATGATTACGCGCTACAACGCGGACCTCGCCAACGGCTACGGCAACCTCGCCAGCCGCACGCTGAGCCTGATCGTCCAGAACCTAGACGGCATCGTCCCGTCCGTCTCTGCTCCGCAAAGCGCAGAAACCGACGCGGTCATCAACGAGCTTCTCAGCTTCTCCGAGATCGACGCCCACTACGAAAGCTCTCGCTTCGACCAACTGACCCAGACGATCTCCGCCCGTATCAAGACCGTGGACGTCTACCTCAGCAGCCACGCACCCTGGAAGCTCGCCAAATCGGAAGACCCCGCCGACCTCCAGAAGATGGTCGAGGTTCTCTACACGGCAGCAGAATCCATCCGCATCCTGACCGCCCTGCTCTTTCCCTTCCTGCCCAACGCTACGGCGAAGGTCTGGGCACAACTGGGCCTCGGCGACATCGAAGCCGCAGCCAGGAACGGCGAGCTGAACAACCTCGCATGGGGCGGCCTGAAACCCGGCACTCCGCTAGGCACCCTCTCCCCCATCTTCCCCCGCGCCGACAAAGGACTCGCACAGATCATGACCGAAGTAGAAGCCTCCGCCCCCTCGACCAAGCCCGCCACTGAGCAGCCAGCCGCCGAGACCACACCCGCACCAGCAGTCATCGAAACAGCTCCCGAACCAACCGTCACCGGCCCAGCCGACGCCTCCCCCCAGATCACCATCGACGACTTCGCCAAGGTCGAGCTGCGCGTAGCCCAGGTGCTCGTCTGCGAGCGCATCCCCAAGGCCGACAAGCTGCTGCGCCTCGAGGTCGACCTCGGCTACGAGAAGCGCCAGATCCTCTCCGGCATCGCCGAGTGGTACACGCCCGAGGAGATGATCGGCCGCAAGATCGTGGTCATCACCAACCTGGCCCCGCGCAAGATGCGCGGCCTCGAGAGCCACGGAATGTTGCTTGCCGCCTCCGAGGGCGAAGGCGGCAAGCCCGTGCTCGCCACCTTCGGCGAAGAAATCGCCGTCGGCTCCCGCCTCAAATAA
- the purQ gene encoding phosphoribosylformylglycinamidine synthase subunit PurQ yields the protein MKFGVLVFPGSNCDHDTYNVLEQVAGYPVTFLWHASTDLEGCDAILVPGGFSYGDYLRTGAIAKFAPIMQSVKKFAADGGLVMGICNGFQILCEAGLLPGALMRNASQRYLCKQLYLRTETNDSPFTHGIYKGQILRMPVGHMDGNYFCDAETLARLNDEDRVAFRYASAEGSTEAIHNANGSLENIAGILNEGRNVLGLMPHPDRSSESLLGSADGLQLFQSMAQTLGADVSV from the coding sequence ATGAAATTCGGCGTACTCGTATTTCCCGGATCGAACTGCGATCACGATACCTACAACGTGCTTGAGCAGGTCGCCGGCTATCCCGTCACTTTCCTCTGGCACGCCTCCACCGACCTCGAAGGCTGCGACGCCATCCTCGTGCCGGGCGGCTTCTCCTACGGCGATTACCTTCGTACCGGAGCCATCGCCAAATTCGCACCCATCATGCAGTCGGTCAAAAAGTTCGCCGCCGATGGTGGCCTTGTGATGGGCATCTGCAACGGCTTCCAGATCCTCTGCGAGGCGGGCCTGCTCCCCGGCGCTCTCATGCGCAACGCCAGCCAGCGCTACCTGTGCAAGCAGCTTTACCTACGCACCGAGACCAACGACTCGCCCTTCACCCACGGCATCTACAAGGGCCAGATCCTGCGTATGCCCGTCGGCCATATGGACGGTAACTACTTCTGCGACGCCGAGACCCTGGCGCGGCTGAACGACGAGGACCGCGTGGCCTTCCGCTACGCCAGCGCCGAAGGCTCCACCGAAGCCATCCACAACGCCAACGGATCGCTCGAAAACATCGCAGGCATTCTCAACGAAGGCCGCAACGTATTGGGGCTGATGCCGCATCCTGACCGCTCGAGCGAAAGCCTGCTGGGCTCGGCGGACGGGTTGCAGCTCTTCCAATCCATGGCACAAACACTCGGCGCAGACGTTTCGGTCTAG